A single genomic interval of Chitinophaga sp. 180180018-3 harbors:
- a CDS encoding suppressor of fused domain protein has protein sequence MTEPEVLIEQPNDRGTLYAIVEQDDRVVYFYLYPSELLASKYSPRPCWLRNLKPAPAGKDHAAMQEGMAPMLEAAYCNHPEGKEPLEKERLSIVWMEEGDGAAVLYDGEILGVIPGWSMYEKEYAVSYAADCIGAGEKDQQMPLGARGTNAMYERVDQAIAFWDDWGEASQTWSVLQDKYIKAYEAVFGPLIQYFAIDGGQWPPMAIGKFEHEGMVYLLTLGVAIRPMPWVELLYNDRAPGFRRMEMGMAFKKSEFTDKQIISLGGVMAGLADRPWKQVTWLGEGHTVANDELPAPFESIIFSSALYNGPTIALPEVYGDKVNLYWLAPVTKLEREFAHRKPNGGYDLLEKMIQHGLNHVFSHREQLPSD, from the coding sequence ATGACGGAACCGGAAGTACTGATAGAACAGCCCAATGACAGGGGAACCTTATATGCGATAGTAGAACAAGACGACAGGGTCGTTTATTTTTACCTGTACCCATCTGAATTGCTTGCCAGTAAATATTCCCCCCGGCCCTGCTGGCTGAGGAATCTGAAGCCGGCTCCTGCAGGGAAAGATCATGCAGCTATGCAGGAAGGAATGGCGCCTATGCTGGAAGCGGCATATTGTAATCATCCGGAAGGGAAAGAGCCATTGGAGAAGGAAAGGCTCAGCATTGTGTGGATGGAGGAAGGAGATGGTGCTGCGGTTTTATACGATGGAGAAATCCTGGGAGTTATTCCGGGATGGAGCATGTATGAGAAGGAATACGCTGTGTCTTATGCCGCAGATTGCATCGGTGCAGGAGAGAAAGATCAGCAAATGCCGCTGGGAGCGCGGGGAACAAATGCCATGTATGAGAGGGTGGATCAGGCGATCGCTTTCTGGGACGACTGGGGAGAGGCCAGCCAGACCTGGAGTGTATTGCAGGACAAATACATCAAGGCATATGAAGCCGTTTTCGGGCCGTTGATACAATACTTTGCTATCGACGGAGGACAATGGCCTCCAATGGCCATCGGAAAATTCGAGCATGAAGGGATGGTATACCTGCTTACCCTGGGCGTAGCCATACGGCCCATGCCCTGGGTGGAACTGCTGTATAACGATCGTGCCCCCGGGTTCAGGCGTATGGAAATGGGAATGGCGTTTAAGAAATCGGAGTTTACTGACAAGCAGATCATCAGCCTGGGCGGTGTGATGGCCGGGCTGGCCGACAGGCCCTGGAAACAGGTAACCTGGCTGGGAGAAGGCCATACCGTAGCGAATGATGAATTGCCTGCTCCGTTTGAAAGTATCATCTTCTCGTCTGCACTGTATAACGGACCAACGATAGCGCTGCCCGAAGTATACGGTGATAAAGTGAATCTCTACTGGCTGGCCCCTGTAACGAAGCTGGAACGGGAATTTGCTCACCGCAAGCCTAATGGTGGATATGATTTACTGGAGAAGATGATTCAGCATGGACTGAATCATGTATTTAGTCATCGTGAGCAATTGCCATCTGATTAA
- a CDS encoding TraB/GumN family protein yields MKKPVIMVVALMAAVLLSCNTRAQQSRLPQSLLWEVSGNGLSKPSYIYGTIHMICDKDFGISDKVKRAFGTAGMLVLETNIKDPAINQIVMKKLQSDTPLSKQLSPEDYHLADSVLMKKCGFPLQAFENYQLVITVPLLAQKAFDCAKPRSYEEAFLGMLDSTKQHLGYLEGLDVQLDMLVRAYTNKQIIEQFRAYDSIKVKMDEMVMDYKKEDLNGLYQLMTTSDQMDSNAKHWLLDVRNADWAEKMPEMMKNGIVFFAVGAGHLVGPTGIIKLLQHKGYTVKPVMQ; encoded by the coding sequence ATGAAAAAGCCTGTAATAATGGTTGTAGCCCTCATGGCAGCGGTGCTGCTGAGTTGTAACACCCGTGCCCAGCAATCCCGGTTACCCCAGTCCTTACTTTGGGAAGTAAGTGGAAATGGTTTAAGTAAGCCATCCTACATTTATGGTACCATCCATATGATCTGTGATAAGGACTTCGGTATATCCGATAAGGTAAAACGGGCGTTCGGCACTGCCGGTATGCTGGTGCTGGAAACCAATATTAAAGATCCGGCAATAAACCAGATAGTAATGAAGAAACTGCAATCGGATACTCCGCTCAGCAAACAGTTATCGCCGGAAGACTATCATCTTGCCGATTCTGTGCTGATGAAAAAATGTGGTTTCCCATTGCAGGCTTTTGAAAATTATCAGCTGGTGATTACGGTGCCATTACTTGCCCAGAAAGCATTTGACTGTGCGAAGCCCAGGTCGTACGAGGAAGCTTTCCTGGGCATGCTGGATAGTACAAAACAGCACCTCGGTTACCTTGAAGGGCTGGATGTGCAGCTGGATATGCTGGTGAGGGCATATACGAATAAGCAGATCATTGAGCAGTTCAGAGCTTATGATAGTATTAAAGTGAAGATGGATGAGATGGTGATGGACTATAAGAAAGAAGATCTGAACGGGCTTTATCAGCTGATGACGACTTCTGATCAGATGGACAGTAACGCCAAACATTGGCTGTTGGATGTGCGCAACGCCGATTGGGCAGAGAAGATGCCGGAAATGATGAAGAACGGAATTGTTTTCTTTGCCGTAGGAGCGGGGCACCTGGTAGGTCCTACCGGCATCATTAAACTATTACAGCACAAAGGATATACGGTGAAGCCGGTCATGCAGTAA
- a CDS encoding glycerophosphodiester phosphodiesterase family protein: MKQILMVAFCGALLGSSATAQQKTDVQAHRGGMALMPENTIPAMINAVRLGARTLELDCIITADNKVTVSHDAYMSAEFMRKPDGSDITKAEEKGLALYKMSYDSIRKYDAGTKPHPRFPLQQKMLVRKPLLTDLIDSVEAYVKTHHLKPVYYNMETKSSPDGDGTYNPSPDEFVKLVMEVVNKKKIASRVIIQSFDVRTLQVLHKTFPKQKTALLIGNKDSFAANLEKLGFTPDIYSPNFQLVNAELVKEAHAKKVAVLPWTVDDEEDFKRLLSYGVDGIITNAPDKLINLAGSYQQR; the protein is encoded by the coding sequence ATGAAACAAATACTGATGGTTGCCTTTTGCGGTGCACTGCTTGGCAGTAGTGCCACTGCCCAGCAAAAAACCGATGTACAGGCCCACCGCGGCGGAATGGCACTCATGCCCGAAAATACCATCCCGGCCATGATCAATGCTGTCAGGCTGGGAGCCAGAACCCTGGAACTGGACTGTATCATTACTGCAGATAACAAAGTGACAGTATCGCACGATGCTTATATGTCTGCCGAATTCATGCGCAAGCCCGATGGCTCCGATATTACAAAGGCGGAAGAAAAAGGACTGGCTTTGTATAAAATGAGTTACGACAGCATCCGGAAATACGATGCAGGTACTAAACCACATCCCCGTTTCCCGCTGCAGCAGAAAATGCTGGTGCGTAAACCATTGCTGACTGATCTCATCGACAGCGTGGAAGCCTATGTAAAAACACATCACCTGAAACCGGTGTATTACAACATGGAAACCAAAAGTTCTCCCGATGGAGATGGTACCTACAACCCATCGCCCGATGAATTTGTAAAACTGGTAATGGAAGTAGTTAACAAGAAGAAAATAGCCAGCCGGGTGATCATCCAGTCGTTCGATGTGCGCACCCTGCAGGTATTACATAAAACCTTCCCTAAACAAAAAACAGCGCTGCTGATAGGCAATAAAGACAGCTTCGCTGCCAACCTGGAAAAACTGGGGTTCACACCGGATATCTATAGTCCGAATTTTCAATTGGTCAATGCTGAACTGGTAAAGGAAGCGCACGCAAAAAAAGTAGCAGTACTTCCGTGGACGGTCGATGATGAAGAAGATTTCAAGCGACTGCTTTCTTACGGTGTGGATGGGATTATTACTAACGCACCTGATAAACTAATTAACCTGGCGGGGAGCTACCAGCAACGCTAA
- a CDS encoding SDR family oxidoreductase produces the protein MDLQLKGKKALVSGSTQGIGYAIALQLLKEGATVVINGRSNERIKEAISKLKQQVPDANVSGVAADFAKAAEVQQLLDEVQDVDILINNAGIFEPRPFEEITDAEWFRFFEVNVLSGVRLSRYFFPKMLAKNEGRIIFIASESAVMIPEEMIHYGTTKTAQLSISRGLAELTKGTKVTVNTVMPGPTKSEGVDEFIKKLAEADQISPAEAEANFFKSKRPSSLLQRFANVAEIANLVTYLSSPLSAATNGASLRADGGLLRSIY, from the coding sequence ATGGACTTACAGTTAAAAGGTAAAAAAGCGCTGGTAAGCGGTTCCACCCAGGGGATCGGGTACGCCATTGCCTTACAGCTTTTAAAAGAAGGCGCTACTGTTGTTATTAACGGCAGAAGTAACGAACGTATAAAAGAAGCTATCAGTAAGCTGAAGCAACAGGTACCGGATGCAAATGTAAGCGGCGTTGCTGCCGATTTTGCTAAGGCAGCTGAAGTCCAGCAGCTGCTGGACGAAGTGCAGGATGTGGATATCCTGATCAATAATGCCGGTATCTTCGAACCCAGGCCCTTCGAGGAGATTACCGACGCTGAATGGTTTCGGTTCTTCGAAGTGAACGTATTGAGCGGCGTACGCCTTTCCCGCTACTTCTTCCCGAAAATGCTGGCTAAAAATGAGGGCAGAATTATTTTTATCGCCAGTGAAAGCGCCGTGATGATTCCGGAAGAAATGATTCATTATGGTACCACCAAAACAGCGCAACTTTCCATCAGCCGCGGACTGGCAGAACTGACCAAAGGCACAAAGGTAACCGTAAACACCGTGATGCCTGGCCCTACCAAGTCCGAAGGGGTAGATGAATTCATTAAAAAACTCGCCGAAGCAGATCAGATAAGCCCCGCCGAAGCAGAAGCCAATTTCTTCAAAAGCAAACGCCCCAGCTCCCTGCTCCAACGTTTTGCCAATGTTGCTGAAATTGCCAATCTCGTTACTTACCTTTCCAGCCCTCTTTCCGCCGCTACTAATGGCGCCTCATTACGCGCCGACGGAGGATTACTGAGAAGTATTTACTA
- a CDS encoding LysR family transcriptional regulator, whose protein sequence is MVNFEWYRTFKAIYQSGTLTGAAQELLISQPNVSQHLSALESYIGHTLFERKPRQMVPTSYGKLFYTQIIEAVEKLEKVEGDFRRSCIARCMAVVHLGAPKEFFDACMLSEVGNIGEANLVVEFGLTKELVQRLLKGELDFVISTSMVEEKNMVNEPILFEKFVLVGNRDIDYTPVKKYIRNNDPESIENWLQLQEWFAYSSDLLAIRRFWFHNFKKRPGLRPRYIIPDFNSILQSMQQVEGITVASDYLVKDLVQQKKIKLIWEGNEPTTNTIYLAYDKTKATKENLEAVRTMVRSMKNA, encoded by the coding sequence ATGGTGAATTTTGAATGGTATAGAACTTTTAAGGCCATTTACCAGTCGGGTACCTTAACCGGCGCGGCCCAGGAGCTGTTGATTTCCCAGCCTAATGTAAGTCAGCATTTATCGGCATTGGAGAGTTATATCGGCCATACGCTTTTTGAGCGTAAGCCCCGGCAGATGGTGCCTACCAGCTATGGAAAGCTGTTCTATACACAGATCATAGAAGCGGTGGAGAAGCTGGAAAAAGTGGAGGGCGATTTCCGCCGGAGCTGTATCGCCCGTTGCATGGCGGTAGTACATTTGGGAGCGCCGAAGGAATTTTTTGATGCATGTATGCTCAGCGAGGTCGGCAATATCGGCGAGGCCAACCTGGTAGTAGAATTTGGGCTGACAAAAGAGCTGGTACAGCGGTTATTGAAAGGGGAGCTCGACTTCGTGATATCTACCAGTATGGTAGAGGAAAAGAATATGGTGAATGAACCGATACTTTTTGAAAAGTTTGTGTTGGTGGGCAATCGGGATATAGACTATACCCCGGTTAAAAAATACATCCGGAATAATGATCCGGAAAGTATAGAAAACTGGCTGCAGTTGCAGGAGTGGTTCGCCTATAGCAGCGATCTGCTGGCTATCCGCCGGTTCTGGTTTCATAATTTCAAAAAGCGTCCCGGGCTCAGGCCACGTTATATCATACCGGATTTCAATTCGATCCTGCAATCCATGCAGCAGGTGGAAGGTATTACGGTAGCTTCAGATTACCTGGTAAAAGACCTGGTGCAACAGAAAAAGATAAAACTGATCTGGGAAGGGAACGAACCGACTACCAATACCATTTACCTGGCTTATGACAAGACGAAAGCCACGAAAGAGAATCTGGAGGCGGTTCGGACCATGGTGCGGAGTATGAAGAATGCTTGA
- a CDS encoding NIPSNAP family protein, protein MKHSTLLLALTLFTFTLFAKERQYYQIKIYHLKTPAQETLVDEYLQKAFLPALHKAGIRQAGVFKPVTPDTADIRIYVLIPFQSLEQFVNLDKTLQADKAYQTNSEAYTNAAWNNIPYTRIESILLQAFPGMPMLQAPSLQAPKQERVYELRSYESPSEKYHVNKVKMFNTGDEIGIFKSLGFNAVFYASVLSGSRMPNLMYMTTFNNKDDRDAHWKSFSADPRWKQLSALEEYAHNVSKSEILFLRPTEYSDL, encoded by the coding sequence ATGAAACATTCCACACTGCTATTGGCACTCACACTGTTCACCTTTACCCTCTTTGCAAAAGAGCGGCAATATTATCAGATCAAAATCTATCACCTGAAAACACCTGCACAGGAAACGTTGGTCGACGAATACCTGCAGAAAGCATTTTTACCGGCATTGCATAAAGCCGGCATCCGGCAGGCAGGCGTATTTAAGCCGGTAACGCCCGATACCGCAGATATACGCATATACGTGCTGATCCCGTTTCAGTCGCTGGAGCAGTTCGTCAATCTCGACAAAACGCTGCAGGCCGACAAAGCTTATCAAACTAACAGTGAAGCATATACGAATGCTGCCTGGAACAATATTCCCTACACCCGCATAGAATCTATTCTGCTGCAGGCTTTTCCTGGCATGCCCATGCTTCAGGCGCCATCCCTGCAGGCACCCAAACAGGAACGGGTATACGAACTACGCAGCTACGAAAGCCCCTCCGAAAAATATCATGTCAACAAAGTAAAAATGTTCAATACCGGCGATGAAATCGGCATATTCAAAAGCCTTGGTTTCAACGCAGTATTCTATGCTTCCGTACTCTCCGGCTCCCGTATGCCCAACCTGATGTATATGACCACTTTCAACAATAAAGACGACCGCGACGCACATTGGAAATCATTCAGCGCAGATCCCCGCTGGAAACAACTTTCCGCACTCGAAGAATATGCGCATAATGTATCAAAGTCTGAAATTTTGTTCCTGCGGCCAACAGAATATTCCGATTTGTAG